One Halobaculum sp. CBA1158 DNA segment encodes these proteins:
- a CDS encoding AAA family ATPase yields MDGPLWTDTHAPALADLPQEDVRERLSRAVDEPMNLVVQGPPGSGKTAAVRALAGAAHDDPDNDLIEVNVADFFGRSKKEIREDPRFASFLEGRSRMAKRDMINRVLKESAANAPMSGTYKTVLLDNAEAIREDFQQALRRVMEQYHRTTQFVVATRQPAKLIPPIRSRCFPVPVRAPTTDETIEVLRGICEAEGVEHDHDGLEFVASAAGGDLRQAVLSAQTTAVEHDEVTMNAAYETLGEVGTDEEVLSALEAAQAGQLKDARSTLDDLLHDDGYEGGDLLREVLRVARSKSDASPESVARLHALAGEVDLDLVDGSDDRIHLTHLLAAWGARRTTTETTLHDPVDA; encoded by the coding sequence ATGGACGGCCCGCTGTGGACGGACACGCACGCCCCCGCGCTCGCGGACCTCCCGCAGGAGGACGTGCGCGAGCGGCTCTCGCGGGCGGTGGACGAGCCGATGAACCTCGTGGTGCAGGGCCCGCCGGGGTCGGGTAAGACCGCCGCCGTGCGCGCGCTCGCCGGGGCGGCCCACGACGACCCGGACAACGACCTCATCGAGGTCAACGTCGCGGACTTCTTCGGCCGCAGCAAAAAGGAGATCCGCGAGGACCCACGCTTCGCCTCGTTCCTCGAGGGCCGGAGTCGGATGGCGAAACGCGACATGATCAACCGCGTGCTCAAGGAGTCGGCGGCGAACGCGCCGATGTCTGGCACGTACAAGACGGTCCTGCTCGACAACGCCGAGGCGATCCGCGAGGACTTCCAGCAGGCGCTGCGGCGCGTGATGGAGCAGTACCACCGCACGACGCAGTTCGTCGTCGCGACGCGCCAGCCGGCGAAGCTCATCCCGCCGATCCGATCGCGGTGTTTCCCGGTGCCGGTGCGCGCGCCGACGACCGACGAGACGATCGAGGTCCTCCGGGGGATCTGCGAGGCCGAGGGCGTCGAGCACGACCACGACGGCCTGGAGTTCGTCGCCAGCGCCGCCGGCGGCGACCTTCGGCAGGCCGTTCTCTCCGCACAGACCACGGCCGTCGAGCACGACGAGGTGACGATGAACGCCGCCTACGAGACGCTCGGCGAGGTCGGCACCGACGAGGAGGTCCTCTCGGCGCTGGAGGCGGCCCAGGCGGGGCAACTGAAGGACGCCCGCTCGACGCTCGACGACCTGCTCCACGACGACGGCTACGAGGGGGGCGACCTGCTCCGTGAGGTGCTGCGCGTCGCGCGCTCGAAGTCCGACGCCTCGCCCGAGTCGGTCGCCCGGCTCCACGCGCTGGCGGGCGAGGTCGACCTCGACCTCGTCGACGGGAGCGACGACCGGATCCACCTCACGCACCTGCTCGCGGCGTGGGGCGCGCGGCGGACGACGACCGAGACGACCCTTCACGACCCTGTGGACGCGTGA